The DNA window GAACTACACGGCGCAGGCGTGGAAGACCGAGATAGAGATGGAGGCGCTACACGGCGAGGAGATTCGCGGGAGCGGATTCCTCGTCTACCCCATCAAAGACCCCGCCGAGTGGGACGAGACGCACCACGACCGACTCGTCGACTCGCTTCTCGAACTCCAGTCGACCGACTACCGACGCGAGGCCGACCTCGGGCGGTTCGAGGCCGGCAACGACCCGTATCTCGTACGGTAATCACCCGCACGCTTCTCGAAATGGCGATTTCGGTCGATTTTCCCCGACGAATACGACAGCAACGACCATTAAGATTAAACGAATTTACGGTTCTGTGCCGATATCGGCTACAATTACCAACCATCCGTCCACTACTCGATGACGAGTTGGTCGTTATTGGCAGGAACAAAGGACTTTTGACGACATGCGTCAAACAACGTACTGACGCGCGTGGTGTACTCCGGGCGCGTCAGGTAAGGAACTGCGAGACTGGTGCTCTTCGCAGTGGCTTGGTCAGTCCGGGGCCCGCGTTCGCGCGGACCCCGCTTCCTTCTCGTTGAACTCCCCGAGAAGCGTCAGGAGTCGAGCGACCGGACCTCGACACCGCCGTTGCCAGCCGAAATCGTCAGCGACGGCCCTCCGTCGCCGAGCGTTCCGGCGACGCGGGACGGCGACTTCGTCGCGTCGGCCAGTTCGATACCGCCGACGTCCACGCCGCCGTTCGACGCTCTCACCTCGAACGCCGCGTCTACGTCCGGGCCGACGCGCGCCTCGACGCCGCCGTTGGTGGTCCGTATCTCGGTGTCGCCGCGGACGGCGGGGACGTCCACGCTCACGCCGCCGTTCTCGACCGTCGCGCCGTCGATTCCGCCCACGTCGCGGGCCTCGACGCCGCCGTTCGTGGCCTCAAGCGTCACGTATCCATCGACGCGGCGCGCGGTGACGCCGCCGTCGCCGGCCCGAAGCGTCGGGTCGCCGCCGACGCCGCGGGCTTCGATGCCGCCGGTTCGCGTCTCGGCCGCCGACAGCGACATCGACTGCGGCATCCGGACGTCGAGGCCCGTGGTGATTCGCGACGCTCCCTCGGGGTACGTCGCTTCGAGGACGAGGGTGCCGTCGGAGACGGAGCGTTCGACCGTCACGTCGGCGAGGAGGCTCTCGTCGACGCCGTACCCGCGCACCGTCATCTCGACGGCGACGGCGTCCCCGTCGCCCGACGTGACGGTCACCCCGCCGTTCGGGTTCCGGACGGCGAGCGAGTCGCTCCCGTCGGGCGAAAACTGGACGGAGTCCGTCCGTCGCGTCTCGATGGCGGGCGCGGAACACCCCGCGAGTGCGAGGACCGAACCGCTACCTGCAGTCGCGAGCAACCGACGCCGCGTGAGCGTGGAGGGCGAGTTTCGCATCGCCCCGTAGATACGTCGAACGGACTGAAAAACGCCGGTGGTCGTTACGCCAGTCTGTCCGCGAGGCGTCGAAGCGCCCCGTACCCGTCGCGGGGGAGGGGGTGGCCGTGTCCCACGCAGGCCGCCTCGAACGGGGGGACGCGCTCCGCGAACTCCCGGACGCTCTCCGCGTTCTGGTCGGTGTCGTAGTTCACGAACCGCGGAAGCAGTTCGAGGGCGCCGTCGGACTCCCGCACCAAGTCGCCGAGGAACGCCGCCTCGTGGGCGTCGTGGTGGTAGCAG is part of the Halopelagius longus genome and encodes:
- a CDS encoding DUF4097 family beta strand repeat-containing protein, whose translation is MRNSPSTLTRRRLLATAGSGSVLALAGCSAPAIETRRTDSVQFSPDGSDSLAVRNPNGGVTVTSGDGDAVAVEMTVRGYGVDESLLADVTVERSVSDGTLVLEATYPEGASRITTGLDVRMPQSMSLSAAETRTGGIEARGVGGDPTLRAGDGGVTARRVDGYVTLEATNGGVEARDVGGIDGATVENGGVSVDVPAVRGDTEIRTTNGGVEARVGPDVDAAFEVRASNGGVDVGGIELADATKSPSRVAGTLGDGGPSLTISAGNGGVEVRSLDS